A single genomic interval of Agromyces cerinus harbors:
- the manA gene encoding mannose-6-phosphate isomerase, class I, protein MFVAIDNTPRDYAWGSTTAIAAFRGTEESGAPEAELWLGAHPGSPARMLDAASVGHADLAAWIEADPEQALGARLAAEGARLPFLLKVLAAAAPLSLQAHPTPAQARAGYAREEADGVPLAAYDRNYKDEFHKPELIVAVSDTFDALSGFRPLSEVQGVLEVLRAADAAAEEPDPGALDLLEARLSGEHALSDTVEWLLRDGRGGDTGEASWVIDRVTALAASATALASPYALSFETVGALAEAYPGDPGVVISLLLNRVRLVRGEALYLAAGNVHAYLDGLGIELMAASDNVLRGGLTPKHIDVAELLDVLDFTPITAPYLTPVEISPGVTVYRPGVPDFELYRVEPATQVARVVLDGPAIVVVEGDGVVIGGGTGASVALGRGESVYVTPDERTLEISGAGIAWIATTGPGAPSAT, encoded by the coding sequence ATGTTTGTGGCGATCGACAACACCCCGCGCGATTACGCGTGGGGCTCCACGACGGCGATCGCCGCGTTTCGAGGGACCGAGGAATCCGGCGCGCCCGAGGCCGAGCTCTGGCTCGGAGCGCACCCGGGTTCGCCGGCTCGCATGCTCGATGCGGCATCCGTCGGGCACGCCGATCTCGCGGCTTGGATCGAGGCCGACCCCGAGCAGGCGCTCGGTGCCCGTCTCGCCGCCGAGGGTGCGCGCCTCCCGTTCCTCCTGAAGGTGCTGGCAGCGGCCGCGCCGCTGTCGCTGCAGGCGCACCCCACGCCCGCCCAGGCTCGCGCCGGGTACGCCCGCGAGGAGGCCGACGGCGTGCCGCTCGCGGCATACGACCGCAATTACAAGGACGAGTTCCACAAGCCCGAGCTGATCGTCGCGGTGAGCGACACCTTCGACGCGCTCTCGGGCTTCCGTCCGCTGAGCGAGGTGCAGGGCGTGCTCGAGGTGCTGCGGGCAGCGGATGCCGCGGCCGAAGAGCCCGACCCCGGTGCACTCGACCTGCTCGAGGCCCGCCTGTCGGGGGAGCACGCCCTCAGCGACACGGTGGAGTGGTTGCTGCGCGACGGCCGCGGCGGCGACACCGGAGAAGCGTCATGGGTCATCGACCGGGTCACGGCGCTCGCAGCGTCCGCGACCGCGCTCGCCTCTCCGTACGCGCTCTCGTTCGAGACGGTCGGCGCACTCGCCGAGGCCTACCCCGGCGACCCGGGCGTCGTCATCTCGTTGCTGCTGAACCGGGTGCGCCTCGTTCGCGGCGAGGCGCTCTACCTCGCGGCCGGCAACGTCCACGCCTACCTCGACGGCCTCGGCATCGAGCTCATGGCGGCCAGCGACAACGTGCTGCGCGGCGGCCTCACGCCGAAGCACATCGACGTCGCGGAACTGCTCGACGTGCTCGACTTCACGCCGATCACCGCGCCCTACCTCACCCCGGTCGAGATCTCGCCCGGAGTGACGGTGTACCGGCCCGGCGTGCCGGACTTCGAGCTGTACCGGGTCGAACCCGCGACGCAGGTCGCACGGGTCGTGCTCGATGGGCCGGCGATCGTGGTCGTCGAGGGCGACGGCGTCGTCATCGGCGGCGGCACCGGGGCATCCGTCGCGCTCGGGCGCGGTGAGTCGGTCTACGTCACGCCGGACGAGCGAACGCTCGAGATCAGCGGCGCGGGCATCGCGTGGATCGCGACGACGGGGCCAGGGGCGCCTTCCGCGACCTAG
- a CDS encoding GlxA family transcriptional regulator, whose amino-acid sequence MLQTIACIAMPQMAPFEFGVICEVFGIDRSDTGGPTFDFHVVAADPGPIPTKLGFDIVVHEGLDFARTADLVAVPAALIDEPVDERVSQVLREAVARGAWVLSVCSGAFTLGRAGVLDGRRATTHWMYTERLAEMFPRADVDADVLFVQDGKVVTGAGTAAGIDAALHIVRTELGASAANMIARRMVVPPQRDGGQSQFIQSPIAECRSDSFAKITEWMVEHLDEDLTVDLLARKALMSPRTFARRFRAETGTTPNAWLNRQRLLRAQQLLEETSFTLEEIARDTGFGAAAVMRHHFVKVLQTTPTAYRRLFGMRVAS is encoded by the coding sequence GTGCTCCAGACCATCGCCTGCATCGCCATGCCGCAGATGGCGCCGTTCGAATTCGGCGTGATCTGCGAGGTGTTCGGCATCGACCGCAGCGACACCGGCGGCCCGACGTTCGACTTCCACGTCGTCGCGGCCGACCCCGGCCCCATCCCCACGAAGCTCGGCTTCGACATCGTCGTACACGAGGGGCTCGACTTCGCCCGCACTGCCGACCTGGTCGCGGTACCTGCCGCGCTCATCGACGAACCCGTCGATGAGCGCGTCTCCCAGGTGCTGCGCGAGGCGGTCGCGCGAGGCGCGTGGGTGCTCTCGGTCTGCTCGGGCGCCTTCACGCTCGGACGCGCCGGCGTGCTCGACGGCCGCAGGGCGACGACGCACTGGATGTACACCGAGCGCCTCGCCGAGATGTTCCCCCGGGCCGACGTCGACGCCGACGTGCTCTTCGTGCAGGACGGCAAGGTCGTCACCGGTGCGGGCACTGCGGCAGGCATCGACGCAGCACTCCACATCGTGCGCACCGAGCTCGGAGCGAGCGCCGCGAACATGATCGCCCGTCGCATGGTCGTGCCGCCGCAGCGCGACGGCGGCCAGTCGCAGTTCATCCAGTCGCCCATCGCCGAATGCCGCAGCGACTCCTTCGCGAAGATCACCGAGTGGATGGTCGAGCACCTCGACGAAGATCTGACCGTCGACCTGCTCGCCCGCAAGGCGCTCATGTCGCCGCGCACGTTCGCGCGACGGTTCCGGGCCGAGACCGGCACGACGCCCAACGCCTGGCTCAACCGTCAGCGGCTGCTGCGCGCCCAGCAGCTGCTCGAGGAGACCTCGTTCACCCTCGAGGAGATCGCCCGCGACACGGGCTTCGGCGCCGCAGCCGTCATGCGCCACCACTTCGTGAAGGTGCTGCAGACGACGCCGACGGCGTACCGCAGGCTCTTCGGCATGCGAGTCGCCTCCTAG
- a CDS encoding capsular polysaccharide synthesis protein — protein MHVNNTVEISIDWSAESGGRSLKVEGLTGSFDTHFAPEGRDGAFRTGLAPGRTYRASAVVYVPKRLTGQLAKTRLSISPGWEIAGVKHWNPDPSDSADDAPGVHLITHEFTVPATATGAWIRYVSGMAAGGGVVYWDRLSLVDAEQALTYFDGRMRPTDFHEFSWQGVADASPSVRKLRPLPDIVGSATDLPSLARKMLAGLDDEVERRAIETWVRRRHDSDRESNYFAGLLAAARGEVDRARREFTLALASTAHPDSVHLELGRLAVRAGELARASTEFEAVTDGEHRPEALFRRAAIADKRGDLAASKRLSIEGGRADDGLPFDIGRALDADPKAMWVRRELGIFVRDHLDEIRARAADPVRSDSPMSADEHPPVFTYWHQGFREAPALVRRCHESMKQHTAPGRLHELDASNVSFYSHLPAQVIRDVGTNYTHLSDLIRLDVLSRFGGVWLDATCLLTGDAINSEPSLTRQEFFVFNYSGPRIGTWFMASRPGAYSTVMLREALLLWWERERRLLDYFQLHYTHEMLYWFDERFAAEWDASEHRHPRAALAVQGALHAPNHGGLFERLLTDSWVHKLTYKHDIARAGVDSIAGSIVRGEASQFEYRTEE, from the coding sequence GTGCACGTCAACAACACCGTTGAGATCTCTATTGACTGGTCGGCCGAGAGCGGCGGGCGCTCGCTCAAGGTCGAGGGTCTGACCGGCAGTTTCGACACCCATTTCGCGCCTGAAGGTCGTGACGGTGCCTTCAGAACGGGGCTCGCACCCGGCCGAACGTATCGAGCGAGCGCAGTCGTCTACGTTCCGAAGCGGCTGACCGGTCAGCTCGCGAAGACTCGGCTCTCGATCTCGCCGGGTTGGGAGATCGCCGGCGTCAAGCATTGGAACCCCGACCCATCCGACTCGGCCGACGACGCGCCGGGAGTACACCTCATCACCCACGAATTCACGGTGCCTGCGACCGCCACCGGGGCCTGGATCCGTTACGTCTCGGGCATGGCGGCCGGCGGCGGAGTCGTCTATTGGGATCGTCTGTCGCTGGTCGATGCCGAACAGGCGCTCACGTATTTCGACGGTCGGATGCGCCCGACGGACTTTCACGAGTTCAGTTGGCAGGGCGTGGCGGACGCGTCGCCATCGGTGCGGAAGTTGCGACCGCTGCCCGACATCGTCGGCTCCGCGACCGATCTGCCTTCGCTCGCGCGCAAGATGCTCGCCGGTCTCGATGACGAGGTCGAGCGAAGAGCGATCGAGACGTGGGTTCGACGCCGGCACGACTCAGATCGAGAGTCGAACTACTTCGCTGGCCTGCTCGCAGCGGCGCGTGGCGAGGTCGACCGCGCCCGACGCGAGTTCACGCTCGCGCTCGCGAGCACAGCTCACCCGGATTCCGTTCATCTCGAGCTGGGGCGACTCGCGGTGAGGGCCGGAGAACTCGCGCGCGCGTCCACGGAGTTCGAAGCTGTCACCGATGGTGAACACCGACCCGAGGCGCTCTTCCGTCGCGCCGCTATCGCCGACAAGCGCGGTGACCTCGCTGCGTCGAAGCGCCTTTCGATCGAGGGCGGCCGTGCCGACGACGGATTGCCCTTCGACATCGGCCGCGCGCTCGATGCGGATCCAAAGGCGATGTGGGTGCGCCGCGAGCTCGGCATCTTCGTCAGGGACCACCTGGACGAGATCCGGGCGCGAGCGGCCGACCCCGTCCGCTCTGATTCACCGATGTCGGCCGACGAACATCCTCCGGTCTTCACCTATTGGCACCAGGGATTCAGAGAGGCTCCCGCCCTCGTGCGGCGGTGTCACGAATCGATGAAGCAGCACACGGCGCCCGGGCGGCTGCACGAGCTCGACGCCTCGAACGTGAGCTTCTATTCGCATCTTCCGGCGCAGGTGATCCGCGACGTCGGCACGAACTACACACACCTCTCGGACTTGATTCGGCTCGATGTCCTCAGCAGGTTCGGCGGAGTCTGGCTTGACGCGACGTGCTTGCTCACTGGCGACGCTATCAACTCCGAGCCGTCGCTCACGCGACAGGAGTTCTTCGTCTTCAACTACTCGGGCCCACGCATCGGTACCTGGTTCATGGCCTCGCGACCTGGCGCATACAGCACGGTGATGCTCCGTGAAGCGTTGCTCCTCTGGTGGGAACGCGAGCGTCGCCTGCTCGACTATTTCCAGTTGCACTACACGCACGAGATGCTCTACTGGTTCGATGAGCGGTTCGCCGCCGAGTGGGACGCGTCTGAGCACCGGCATCCGCGGGCGGCGCTCGCTGTGCAGGGGGCACTCCATGCTCCGAACCATGGCGGACTCTTCGAACGACTGCTCACTGATTCGTGGGTCCACAAGCTCACCTACAAACACGACATCGCACGCGCCGGCGTCGACAGCATCGCTGGTTCGATTGTGCGTGGCGAAGCGAGCCAGTTCGAGTACCGTACCGAGGAATGA
- the galE gene encoding UDP-glucose 4-epimerase GalE gives MSWLVTGGAGYIGAHVVRAFEAQGIGAVVLDDLSSGKTDFVPQGTPIVHGSILDGAAIERAIEEHGVTGVVHLAGFKYAGVSVERPLHTYRQNVTGTTTLLAAMESKGVDRIVFSSSAAVYGTPDVDLVTEATPKHPESPYGESKLIGEWLLADQAKASGLRHTSLRYFNVVGSGTPDVFDVSPHNLFPLVFDALLAGRTPRINGGDYPTPDGTCVRDYIHVADLADAHVVAARRLDAGDSLEPVYNLGSGDGVSVGEIMRAVAEVTGIEFAPEVGPRRVGDPARIVSSGELAARDLDWRMRHTLTEMVESAWQARRAASDS, from the coding sequence ATGAGCTGGCTGGTCACCGGGGGAGCGGGCTACATCGGCGCGCACGTCGTGCGCGCATTCGAGGCCCAGGGCATCGGGGCCGTCGTGCTCGATGACCTCTCGTCGGGAAAGACCGACTTCGTTCCCCAGGGCACACCGATCGTCCACGGCAGCATCCTCGACGGGGCGGCGATCGAACGGGCGATCGAAGAGCACGGCGTCACCGGCGTCGTGCACCTCGCGGGGTTCAAGTACGCGGGGGTCTCGGTCGAGCGGCCGCTGCACACCTACCGTCAGAACGTCACCGGCACCACGACGCTGCTCGCGGCGATGGAGTCGAAGGGCGTCGATCGCATCGTGTTCTCGTCGAGCGCAGCGGTCTACGGCACCCCTGACGTCGACCTCGTGACGGAGGCCACGCCGAAGCACCCGGAATCGCCGTACGGCGAGTCCAAGCTCATCGGCGAGTGGCTGCTGGCCGACCAGGCGAAGGCCTCGGGTCTGCGTCACACGAGCCTGCGCTACTTCAACGTCGTCGGGTCGGGCACGCCGGACGTCTTCGACGTGAGCCCGCACAACCTCTTCCCCCTGGTGTTCGACGCCCTCCTCGCGGGGCGCACCCCGCGCATCAACGGCGGCGACTACCCGACACCCGACGGCACCTGCGTCCGTGACTACATCCACGTCGCCGACCTGGCAGACGCGCACGTCGTCGCCGCGCGTCGTCTCGACGCCGGCGACAGCCTCGAGCCGGTCTACAACCTCGGCTCCGGAGACGGCGTCTCGGTCGGCGAGATCATGCGGGCGGTCGCCGAGGTCACCGGCATCGAATTCGCGCCCGAGGTCGGCCCGCGCCGCGTCGGGGACCCCGCCCGCATCGTCTCCTCCGGCGAACTGGCGGCCCGCGACCTCGATTGGCGGATGCGCCACACCCTCACCGAGATGGTCGAGAGCGCCTGGCAGGCCCGCCGCGCGGCATCCGATTCATAA